GATCCAAACCAGCGCTTCCTTGAGTGTGCGCATGAAGCGCTCCGTGTCCGCGTTGCCTTTGGGGTTCGAGTAACTGGTGAAGGCCTTGATTGACGCCCATGATCCGGCACGCCTTCATGAAGCTCACCGATGTGGGCTGGCTAGCCGTTGTCGGACATCAGGTTGAGCGCCGCCCCACTCGCCCCTTCGGGAAACTGGCGATTCACGGCATTGTTCAGGGCGGCTAACCAGTGCCAGGCCCGGGCCTGCAACCCGGCGTAATGCCCAACGACCTTCTTGGTGTGCCAGTCCAGCACGATCACCACGTAGACCCAGCCAACGCTCGTCACTGAGGTTCTCAATTTGTTTGAGCATCTGGCCGACCATGAGCCGGATGGGCTTGGCTGGGCGTCCGGCCTGGCTATAGAGTCAACTGACTCAAAGATTAATTCCGACTATCCGTTGGCCAGTGGAGTGAAATAGGGATATCTAGCTGATCGTCAGATTATTCAGAAACTTAACATCTTCAGCTGAGGAATGGGAGATTCATGAGAAGTGTGAATCCGTTGTATCCCAACAAAGCCCCAACCCCTGCCGCAGCGAGGGACAGTTTCAGCACTGCCCGTGATCCTGAAATAATGGATACTGATGCTAGAATAATCGAAAGCTGCAACATAACCTCAGCGTAGTCGAAATACGGGTCTCTGGCCATACTGACATCGCGTTCGTGCTCAAAGGCTCTAGCCTTGGTTTCGATGTCGAGCTTCTCTGAAGCGAAACGTTTCTCCTCGCTGGAAAGCTGATCAATGATTTTTATAAAACGATCTCTGGAAGTCGGGTGCTGCCTGTCCTCTCGATCGGCCTGTTCTGCCTCGAGGATGGTGCGTTCAAGGCGGTACATATGTTCTCGTTGCGCTTTAGCTTGGTAGAACGCCCATTGGTTGGAAGCTTGTTGTTGGGTCATCATCATTTCTTTTGCCGCGTTAGCCCCACCTAAAGCACAAATAGACAGGCATACCGCGTATATGGCGGTAAGCATGGCTACTCGTTTTGAAAACCGTTTGTCGGTACTGTCACTCATCCTTTCTGTTAGTTCCTCGCCGGTAGGTATTTCAATCTCAGCCATTTTCTCTCTCCAAAATTTACTGAGTTATTGGGTTGAGTGGTGATGTCATCAAAATGGAATGCAGGTCTTAAGTGCCGCCAACAAATATTATGAAAGCGGATTTCACATGTGGTTCGTAACCTGCGATTTACCACGATTGCAAATATTTAGACAAACAACAAGTATTTAAAAGAATCCTGCCTGATTTGAACCCATAATCACTCAAGCCAGGTTCACTCATCTACTCTTGCGCCCTACTTCTTGAAGCATTCCTGGATGGTGATCTTGAAGATGAAGAAACTGAGCGTTTCCGCCGGTGGCCTGAAAAATATTCGTATGTTCCGAGCAATGAAGACGAAATCCTTGACAAGATGTGTTCACGTTCCTTTTCCGAGACAGGGTGAGGACGAATACCGGGCTTGGATTCATGTCCATGGACAAGCTCCAGGATAGGGATGAATATTCCTCTGTTCTGCCCATCCAAGAACAATTCCTCCCAGGCGTCACCCCCGATATACACCCCCTGCATAAAGCCCAATGCCCAATCGTTTCCAATTGAATTATCATTTTTGATCGTAGTGATCACGGGGGGATATGCTGCCCCGTAAGCGAGGTGCCTATTAATGACATTCCGATGGTTAGAAATATACCCGGGGTATTTCACAGCATCTTCCATGTCGGTGAATTCGTGGTTGTCACCCCAAATGTAAGGGAGGTAGGTGCTTGGCCTTACTTGCGTAGGGGAGCATACCAAAGCAGCCAAGAACCCGTCGAGCATTTCGATTCTCATCGCTTCAGGGATGGTTTGTAGGTAATTTCCTAGCTCGATCAACTCGTCTGATAAATATTTGTCAAAGAATGTTTGCATAGTA
This DNA window, taken from Fundidesulfovibrio putealis DSM 16056, encodes the following:
- a CDS encoding DUF4337 domain-containing protein, which translates into the protein MAEIEIPTGEELTERMSDSTDKRFSKRVAMLTAIYAVCLSICALGGANAAKEMMMTQQQASNQWAFYQAKAQREHMYRLERTILEAEQADREDRQHPTSRDRFIKIIDQLSSEEKRFASEKLDIETKARAFEHERDVSMARDPYFDYAEVMLQLSIILASVSIISGSRAVLKLSLAAAGVGALLGYNGFTLLMNLPFLS
- a CDS encoding DDE-type integrase/transposase/recombinase produces the protein MRTSVTSVGWVYVVIVLDWHTKKVVGHYAGLQARAWHWLAALNNAVNRQFPEGASGAALNLMSDNG
- a CDS encoding UPF0149 family protein, yielding MQTFFDKYLSDELIELGNYLQTIPEAMRIEMLDGFLAALVCSPTQVRPSTYLPYIWGDNHEFTDMEDAVKYPGYISNHRNVINRHLAYGAAYPPVITTIKNDNSIGNDWALGFMQGVYIGGDAWEELFLDGQNRGIFIPILELVHGHESKPGIRPHPVSEKEREHILSRISSSLLGTYEYFSGHRRKRSVSSSSRSPSRNASRSRAQE